One genomic region from Limibacillus halophilus encodes:
- a CDS encoding CoA-binding protein has translation MTMVVDTMNSPNAAHDHDRYPDHYIRRILASTKTIAMVGASPDWSRPSYFAMKYLQEKGYRVIPVNPRAAGQTILGEKVYERLDAVPAPFQMVDVFRNSDAAGPITDEAIALAQDKGIQVIWMQLGVRNDAAAARAEAAGLRVVMNRCPKIEWGRLNNELSWGGFNSRIITAKRRRI, from the coding sequence ATGATCGTTATCCCGATCATTACATCCGTCGTATCCTGGCAAGCACGAAAACCATCGCCATGGTGGGTGCCAGCCCGGACTGGAGCCGCCCCAGTTACTTCGCCATGAAGTACCTGCAGGAAAAGGGGTATCGTGTGATCCCGGTGAATCCGCGCGCCGCCGGACAGACGATTCTCGGAGAGAAGGTCTATGAGCGGCTCGATGCCGTCCCCGCTCCCTTTCAGATGGTCGATGTATTCCGCAACTCCGATGCTGCCGGCCCGATTACGGACGAGGCTATTGCCCTGGCCCAGGACAAAGGCATTCAGGTGATCTGGATGCAGTTGGGTGTGCGCAACGATGCCGCTGCGGCGCGTGCCGAAGCAGCAGGGCTAAGGGTCGTCATGAACCGCTGCCCGAAGATCGAGTGGGGCCGTCTCAACAACGAACTTTCCTGGGGTGGCTTCAACTCCAGGATCATCACAGCCAAACGCCGTAGGATCTGA